One window from the genome of Salvia miltiorrhiza cultivar Shanhuang (shh) chromosome 7, IMPLAD_Smil_shh, whole genome shotgun sequence encodes:
- the LOC130992306 gene encoding probable polygalacturonase At3g15720: MDTFASVLILWLAFWASSMVINARPNLQDDSVKTYDVAKFGAVGDGITDDTKAFKSAWEAACKEKREKAKIAVASGKTFLVSQIEFKGPCSSTSIIFEILGKIVAPPRSAWEKKGADEWLYFHRVDGLTLVGEGQGVIDGRGETWWKNGDTKSRPTAMRFSHCNKLQVRGLKHRNSQKNHVSINGCNSTTISDLVITAPQKSPNTDGIDISGSTDLRILDSVMETGDDCIAINGGTSNVSISNINCGPGHGISIGSLGKKGKHDEVEAINIRNCTFNRSDNGVRIKTWQGGSGFARNIKFSQIIFIEANNPVIIDQYYCPHKKCATKKSAVKVSDVGYYGLHGTTISKNATINFSCSKTVPCTNIIVEDVDIESANPNHPAKSHCTNAYGTAHALRPILDCLLK; the protein is encoded by the exons ATG gaCACTTTTGCCTCTGTGTTGATTTTGTGGTTGGCCTTTTGGGCGTCAAGCATGGTTATAAACGCCCGTCCAAATCTACAAGATGACAGTGTCAAAACCTACGACGTCGCCAAATTTGGAGCTGTCGGTGATGGAATAACAGATGATACAAAA GCATTTAAATCGGCATGGGAAGCAGCTtgcaaagaaaagagagaaaaagcaAAGATAGCAGTAGCCAGTGGAAAGACATTTTTGGTGTCTCAAATTGAATTTAAGGGCCCATGCAGTTCCACCTCAATCATATTTGAG ATACTAGGAAAGATTGTGGCACCACCAAGATCAGCATGGGAGAAGAAAGGCGCGGACGAATGGCTCTATTTTCACAGAGTCGACGGGCTTACCTTGGTAGGGGAAGGCCAAGGAGTGATCGATGGTCGTGGAGAGACATGGTGGAAAAAT GGCGATACAAAATCGCGACCCACT GCCATGAGGTTTTCTCACTGCAACAAACTCCAAGTTCGAGGATTGAAACATAGAAACAGCCAAAAGAACCATGTTTCTATAAACGGATGCAACAGCACTACCATTTCAGACCTAGTCATAACCGCCCCTCAAAAGAGTCCTAATACAGATGGAATTGACATCAGCGGTTCAACAGATCTTCGCATCCTTGACTCTGTCATGGAAACTG GGGATGACTGTATTGCCATTAATGGGGGTACTTCAAATGTCAGCATATCCAACATAAATTGTGGTCCTGGACATGGAATAAg TATTGGGAGTTTAGGGAAGAAGGGGAAGCATGATGAAGTAGAAGCAATAAACATACGCAATTGCACTTTCAACAGAAGTGATAACGGAGTGAGGATCAAAACATGGCAG GGAGGATCTGGATTTGCCAGGAACATCAAGTTCTCGCAAATAATCTTCATCGAGGCTAATAACCCTGTTATCATCGACCAGTATTACTGTCCACACAAGAAATGCGCTACCAAA AAATCTGCAGTGAAAGTGAGTGATGTGGGATATTATGGACTCCATGGCACAACCATCTCCAAGAATGCTACTATTAACTTCAGCTGCAGCAAGACAGTACCTTGTACAAACATCATCGTGGAAGATGTGGACATAGAATCGGCAAATCCAAATCATCCGGCAAAGTCCCACTGCACCAATGCTTATGGAACAGCTCATGCATTGAGGCCAATATTGGATTGCCTACTGAAGTAA
- the LOC130992309 gene encoding O-fucosyltransferase 13 isoform X2 encodes MRRDFCDGVGIARLLNATLVLPKFEVAAYWNESSGFGDVFDVDYFIQKMNGFVQVVKELPVELVSKEPFRVDCSKRKGLFDYVETVLPSLLEHHYISITPAMSQRRDRYPLSAKAALCQACYSALQLTEKLEKKGFELLGAIPKPFLALHLRFEPDMVAYSQCEYSSLSPASVQAIEAARGDRKPWTGEQARLWRSRGKCPLTPNETTIILQALSIPTDTNIYLAAGDGLMELEGLTSVYANVYTKSSLLDGDDFRNMHGNTKAALDYYVSINSDSYMATYFGNMDKMVAAMRAFKGLYRTLFLSRRAFAVLTSQGLEGNSLMDALWKVHRNDYVMGVGSALPDCFCEFKL; translated from the exons ATGAGGAGGGAT TTCTGTGATGGTGTTGGTATTGCTCGCTTGCTGAATGCCACTCTTGTTTTACCAAAATTTGAGGTTGCTGCATATTGGAATGAATCTAG TGGATTCGGAGATGTATTTGATGTGGATTACTTCATCCAAAAAATGAACGGATTTGTTCAGGTAGTAAAAGAGTTGCCTGTGGAACTTGTATCAAAAGAGCCTTTTCGAGTTGATTGTAGCAAGCGTAAAGGCTTATTTGATTATGTAGAAACTGTACTTCCATCGCTCTTGGAGCACCACTACATTTCAATCACTCCTGCAATGAGTCAAAGAAGGGACAG GTATCCATTGTCTGCTAAAGCTGCTCTTTGTCAGGCTTGCTATAGTGCTCTGCAATTAACCgaaaaattggagaagaaaGGTTTCGAGCTTCTAGGAGCTATACCCAAACCCTTCCTTGCACTTCATCTGCGGTTTGAACCGGACATGGTAGCTTATAGCCAATGTGAGTACTCCAGCCTTTCTCCTGCATCTGTCCAAGCAATAGAGGCTGCACGAGGAGATAGGAAGCCCTGGACTGGAGAACAAGCTCGTCTTTGGAGAAGCAGGGGGAAGTGTCCGCTTACACCAAACGAAACGACAATAATCCTTCAAGCTCTTTCTATACCAACagacacaaatatatacttggCAGCTGGGGATGGTCTAATGGAACTTGAAGGCCTAACTTCGGTGTATGCAAATGTATATACCAAATCCAGCCTTTTAGATGGTGATGACTTCAGAAACATGCATGGGAACACCAAAGCTGCACTGGATTACTACGTCTCTATAAATAGTGATTCATATATGGCAACGTATTTCGGCAATATGGATAAAATGGTTGCAGCTATGCGTGCTTTCAAGGGATTATACAGAACGCTTTTCTTGAGCCGGAGGGCGTTTGCAGTTCTCACTTCACAGGGGCTTGAGGGGAACTCGTTAATGGATGCCCTGTGGAAGGTTCATAGAAATGATTATGTAATGGGTGTAGGATCTGCTTTGCCTGATTGCTTCTGCGAATTCAAATTATGA
- the LOC130992309 gene encoding O-fucosyltransferase 13 isoform X1, giving the protein MIAPTVGKTLLASAVIFVSVALALILFSPSFQFSQTLPISPPSERAEIWSLRRLIEWRPCNWWLQGHLAALPEKSNGYIRIDCYGGLNQMRRDFCDGVGIARLLNATLVLPKFEVAAYWNESSGFGDVFDVDYFIQKMNGFVQVVKELPVELVSKEPFRVDCSKRKGLFDYVETVLPSLLEHHYISITPAMSQRRDRYPLSAKAALCQACYSALQLTEKLEKKGFELLGAIPKPFLALHLRFEPDMVAYSQCEYSSLSPASVQAIEAARGDRKPWTGEQARLWRSRGKCPLTPNETTIILQALSIPTDTNIYLAAGDGLMELEGLTSVYANVYTKSSLLDGDDFRNMHGNTKAALDYYVSINSDSYMATYFGNMDKMVAAMRAFKGLYRTLFLSRRAFAVLTSQGLEGNSLMDALWKVHRNDYVMGVGSALPDCFCEFKL; this is encoded by the exons ATGATTGCTCCGACGGTAGGGAAAACCCTACTCGCATCAGCAGTTATTTTTGTCTCTGTTGCTCTAGCCCTAATTTTGTTCTCGCCTTCCTTCCAATTTTCTCAAACGTTGCCCATTTCTCCGCC GTCAGAACGAGCTGAGATTTGGAGTTTGAGGAGATTAATCGAATGGCGGCCTTGTAATTGGTGGCTTCAAGGCCATCTTGCGG CTCTGCCAGAAAAGAGCAATGGGTATATTCGCATTGATTGCTATGGTGGGCTCAATCAGATGAGGAGGGAT TTCTGTGATGGTGTTGGTATTGCTCGCTTGCTGAATGCCACTCTTGTTTTACCAAAATTTGAGGTTGCTGCATATTGGAATGAATCTAG TGGATTCGGAGATGTATTTGATGTGGATTACTTCATCCAAAAAATGAACGGATTTGTTCAGGTAGTAAAAGAGTTGCCTGTGGAACTTGTATCAAAAGAGCCTTTTCGAGTTGATTGTAGCAAGCGTAAAGGCTTATTTGATTATGTAGAAACTGTACTTCCATCGCTCTTGGAGCACCACTACATTTCAATCACTCCTGCAATGAGTCAAAGAAGGGACAG GTATCCATTGTCTGCTAAAGCTGCTCTTTGTCAGGCTTGCTATAGTGCTCTGCAATTAACCgaaaaattggagaagaaaGGTTTCGAGCTTCTAGGAGCTATACCCAAACCCTTCCTTGCACTTCATCTGCGGTTTGAACCGGACATGGTAGCTTATAGCCAATGTGAGTACTCCAGCCTTTCTCCTGCATCTGTCCAAGCAATAGAGGCTGCACGAGGAGATAGGAAGCCCTGGACTGGAGAACAAGCTCGTCTTTGGAGAAGCAGGGGGAAGTGTCCGCTTACACCAAACGAAACGACAATAATCCTTCAAGCTCTTTCTATACCAACagacacaaatatatacttggCAGCTGGGGATGGTCTAATGGAACTTGAAGGCCTAACTTCGGTGTATGCAAATGTATATACCAAATCCAGCCTTTTAGATGGTGATGACTTCAGAAACATGCATGGGAACACCAAAGCTGCACTGGATTACTACGTCTCTATAAATAGTGATTCATATATGGCAACGTATTTCGGCAATATGGATAAAATGGTTGCAGCTATGCGTGCTTTCAAGGGATTATACAGAACGCTTTTCTTGAGCCGGAGGGCGTTTGCAGTTCTCACTTCACAGGGGCTTGAGGGGAACTCGTTAATGGATGCCCTGTGGAAGGTTCATAGAAATGATTATGTAATGGGTGTAGGATCTGCTTTGCCTGATTGCTTCTGCGAATTCAAATTATGA
- the LOC130992310 gene encoding uncharacterized protein LOC130992310 isoform X1, giving the protein MGWIEDAVTSVKSIQLRQALHQTISIGLIVTSALMIWKALMCITGSESPVVVVLSESMEPGFARGDILFLRMSKEPIRAGEIVVYNINGRDIPIVHRVIKVHERSDTGEVAVLTKGDNNDEDDISLYAPGQRWLQRKHIIGRAVGFLPHVGWATIIMTEKPLIKVDSSSYVFCYLPISLAVLENDVNLVFSPCSCSTFLLGDSACSSLHPRTNKTKLDRRIHQLLSSN; this is encoded by the exons ATGGGGTGGATTGAAGACGCCGTGACTTCTGTCAAATCTATCCAACTGCGGCAGGCCCTCCATCAGACAATCAGCAtcg GTTTAATTGTCACATCCGCGTTGATGATATGGAAGGCGTTGATGTGTATAACTGGAAGTGAATCCCCCGTTGTTGTTGTTCTTTCCGAAAGTATGGAACCTGGATTTGCTAGG GGAGACATTCTGTTCTTACGTATGAGCAAAGAACCAATTCGAGCAGGCGAGATTGTTGTGTATAATATTAAT GGTCGTGACATTCCAATTGTTCATCGTGTGATCAAG GTCCATGAAAGGTCAGATACCGGAGAAGTTGCTGTCCTCACTAAAG GGGATAACAATGATGAAGACGACATATCTTTATATGCTCCCGGTCAGCGCTGGCTGCAGCGAAAACACATCATAGGAAGAGCCGTTGG CTTCTTACCTCACGTTGGGTGGGCGACCATCATTATGACAGAAAAGCCATTGATAAAGGTCGATTCATCTTCTTATGTTTTTTGCTACCTTCCAATCTCATTAGCTGTGCTGGAGAATGATGTTAATTTAGTTTTCTCCCCTTGCTCTTGCAGTACATTCTTATTGGGGGACTCGGCTTGCTCGTCATTACATCCAAGGACTAACAAAACCAAGCTCGATCGAAGGATTCATCAGCTACTTTCATCGAATTGA
- the LOC130992308 gene encoding uncharacterized protein LOC130992308 isoform X1, which yields MGTVFERFSLSLSSISMVQIWEVLHPWLHPTLQIHDSRLFLYKWALEIARKGKSCRSFFVLGATTGCDSYCSPQSTEAGSSLMWQRLGKTSNIAVIRKLKHYVIILLSWERKR from the exons ATGGGCACTGTATTTGAGAGAttcagtctctctctctcttcaatttcGATGGTCCAAATTTGGGAGGTGCTTCATCCATGGCTGCACCCCACACTACAGATACATGATTCAAG GCTATTCCTCTACAAGTGGGCTTTAGAAATTGCAAGGAAAGGGAAAAGTTGCAGGTCATTCTTCGTCCTTGGAGCAACAACAG GTTGTGACTCCTATTGCAGCCCTCAATCAACAG AGGCTGGATCCTCATTGATGTGGCAGAGGCTAGGAAAAACTTCGAATATTGCGGTTATCAGAAAATTGAAGCATTATGTGATCATACTTTTATCTTGGGAAAGAAAAAGATGA
- the LOC130992308 gene encoding uncharacterized protein LOC130992308 isoform X2, with translation MGTVFERFSLSLSSISMVQIWEVLHPWLHPTLQIHDSRLFLYKWALEIARKGKSCRSFFVLGATTGCDSYCSPQSTGIFIYVKRHMKVLSDCAMLH, from the exons ATGGGCACTGTATTTGAGAGAttcagtctctctctctcttcaatttcGATGGTCCAAATTTGGGAGGTGCTTCATCCATGGCTGCACCCCACACTACAGATACATGATTCAAG GCTATTCCTCTACAAGTGGGCTTTAGAAATTGCAAGGAAAGGGAAAAGTTGCAGGTCATTCTTCGTCCTTGGAGCAACAACAG GTTGTGACTCCTATTGCAGCCCTCAATCAACAG gaatatttatttatgttaaaagGCACATGAAGGTGCTTTCTGATTGTGCTATGCTTCATTGA
- the LOC130992310 gene encoding uncharacterized protein LOC130992310 isoform X2 gives MGWIEDAVTSVKSIQLRQALHQTISIGLIVTSALMIWKALMCITGSESPVVVVLSESMEPGFARGDILFLRMSKEPIRAGEIVVYNINGRDIPIVHRVIKVHERSDTGEVAVLTKGDNNDEDDISLYAPGQRWLQRKHIIGRAVGFLPHVGWATIIMTEKPLIKYILIGGLGLLVITSKD, from the exons ATGGGGTGGATTGAAGACGCCGTGACTTCTGTCAAATCTATCCAACTGCGGCAGGCCCTCCATCAGACAATCAGCAtcg GTTTAATTGTCACATCCGCGTTGATGATATGGAAGGCGTTGATGTGTATAACTGGAAGTGAATCCCCCGTTGTTGTTGTTCTTTCCGAAAGTATGGAACCTGGATTTGCTAGG GGAGACATTCTGTTCTTACGTATGAGCAAAGAACCAATTCGAGCAGGCGAGATTGTTGTGTATAATATTAAT GGTCGTGACATTCCAATTGTTCATCGTGTGATCAAG GTCCATGAAAGGTCAGATACCGGAGAAGTTGCTGTCCTCACTAAAG GGGATAACAATGATGAAGACGACATATCTTTATATGCTCCCGGTCAGCGCTGGCTGCAGCGAAAACACATCATAGGAAGAGCCGTTGG CTTCTTACCTCACGTTGGGTGGGCGACCATCATTATGACAGAAAAGCCATTGATAAAG TACATTCTTATTGGGGGACTCGGCTTGCTCGTCATTACATCCAAGGACTAA
- the LOC130992307 gene encoding DCC family protein At1g52590, chloroplastic, with protein MALIVPVKFAPAPLPARVSCRRQFHVAAALSTPPRSNTPAVDWVKETDSFFEQDSRPIMLFDGVCNLCNGGVKFVRDSDRRRNIRYEALQSESGKKLLQRSGRAPDDISSVVLVEKDRSYIKSEAVLKIMEYIDMPFPQLALFLQFVPLFVRDFVYDNIADNRYNIFGRSDSCDI; from the exons ATGGCGCTAATCGTTCCTGTAAAGTTCGCGCCTGCGCCTCTCCCAGCGCGCGTTAGCTGCCGCCGTCAGTTTCATGTTGCCGCCGCTTTATCAACGCCGCCTCGGAGCAACACACCGGCGGTGGACTGGGTGAAGGAGACTGACAGCTTCTTCGAGCAAGATTCGCGACCAATCATGCTCTTCGACG GTGTCTGCAACCTGTGTAATGGAGGCGTGAAGTTTGTACGAGATAGTGATCGCCGAAG GAATATAAGATATGAAGCTCTACAAAGTGAATCAGGCAAAAAATTATTGCAGAGATCAGGAAGAGCTCCTGATGATATTTCAAGTGTTGTTCTTGTTGAAAAAGATAG GTCTTATATCAAATCAGAGGCTGTACTAAAGATCATGGAATACATTGATATGCCCTTTCCTCAGCTGGCCTTGTTTCTCCAATTTGTACCATT ATTCGTGCGGGATTTTGTATATGACAATATTGCAGATAATAGATACAATATTTTTGGTCGCTCAGATTCTTGTGACATATAG